The proteins below are encoded in one region of Bosea sp. BIWAKO-01:
- a CDS encoding superoxide dismutase gives MHRRHFLAGLAGSSAGVFVIAKPALVLAQATPAPAAPAAAPAFTLPPLGYAYEALEPNIDAATMRIHHTAHHQAYVNNANALANQWAGLRTTPIETVLADLSAVPENVRTGVRNNVGGHWNHSFFWELMTPGGAEQPSPELKSAIEASLGSISDMATKLNAAALGRFGSGWAWLVVGKDKKLAIVSTANQDTPLELGAKAIVGVDVWEHAYYLKHQSRRADYLAAWWKTVNWDKANANFMKAMI, from the coding sequence ATGCATCGCCGTCATTTTCTCGCCGGGCTCGCGGGGAGCTCCGCGGGCGTTTTCGTCATCGCCAAACCCGCCCTCGTCCTGGCGCAGGCTACGCCTGCTCCCGCCGCACCGGCGGCTGCACCCGCCTTCACGCTGCCGCCGCTCGGCTATGCCTATGAGGCACTGGAGCCCAATATCGACGCGGCCACCATGCGCATCCATCACACCGCCCATCATCAGGCCTATGTGAACAACGCCAACGCGCTGGCCAATCAATGGGCGGGCCTGAGGACGACGCCGATCGAGACCGTATTGGCCGACCTGAGCGCGGTGCCCGAAAACGTTCGCACCGGCGTCCGCAACAATGTCGGCGGCCACTGGAACCACAGCTTCTTCTGGGAGCTGATGACGCCGGGCGGCGCGGAGCAGCCCTCGCCCGAGCTCAAGAGCGCGATCGAGGCCTCGCTCGGTTCGATCAGCGATATGGCGACCAAGCTCAACGCCGCTGCCCTGGGCCGCTTCGGCTCCGGCTGGGCCTGGCTGGTCGTCGGCAAGGACAAGAAGCTCGCGATCGTTAGCACCGCCAATCAGGACACCCCGCTCGAACTCGGCGCCAAGGCGATCGTCGGTGTCGATGTCTGGGAACACGCCTATTATCTCAAGCACCAGAGCCGCCGCGCCGACTATCTGGCGGCTTGGTGGAAGACGGTGAACTGGGACAAGGCCAACGCCAATTTCATGAAGGCGATGATCTAG
- the rpoZ gene encoding DNA-directed RNA polymerase subunit omega: MARVTVEDCIDKVENRFELVLLASHRARMIASGTQILVPRDNDKNPVVALREIAEEKLTPEDLKEELIHSLQKHVEVDEPEAETVPLLTSGPSSAATPDSEVQFDRMSEEDLLRGLDGLVPPTESADDED; the protein is encoded by the coding sequence ATGGCTCGCGTCACCGTTGAGGACTGCATCGACAAGGTCGAGAACCGCTTCGAGCTGGTTCTGCTGGCCAGCCACCGCGCCCGCATGATCGCTTCGGGCACGCAGATTCTCGTTCCCCGCGACAACGACAAGAACCCCGTCGTGGCGCTGCGCGAAATCGCCGAGGAGAAACTCACTCCCGAAGATTTGAAGGAAGAGCTGATCCACTCGCTGCAGAAGCATGTCGAGGTCGACGAGCCCGAGGCCGAGACCGTGCCGCTTCTGACCAGCGGCCCGTCCAGCGCAGCGACGCCCGATTCGGAAGTCCAGTTCGACCGCATGAGCGAAGAAGATCTGCTGCGCGGCCTCGACGGCCTCGTGCCGCCGACCGAGAGCGCCGACGACGAGGACTGA
- a CDS encoding ATP-binding protein produces the protein MQISVNQGQFENDIVPDRRTAGQVADRSIGRVLSCNGARATIGTIMPRAGTATPEAWTIGRMISINLGRSRIVGMVYEIKAVSEFWDELADNPVHIEVELLGEVLEAEGGRTIFQTGITTYPPVGAIAHRIRAHDLALVHDLGARAGVAIGHLTQDPAIPATVCIDDLLSRHFALVGTTGVGKSSAVSLLLRKAIAAKPHLRVLILDPHNEYAHAFPDKAVVTDAQSLDLPFWMFRLEEFADVVFRGRPDIDELDILREVIAAARARYRKPATQDFARDLGSSLLKRPLDPTARRPTAGGAAASGDAPLPYRMADAIAVLDELMGLHEIRYPRAALRSLKVRLEALYGDPSYQFMFARANMVEGMGQVIGQIFRIPQHGRPICVFQLAGLPADVVNAVASVLSRIAFDLAMFSHGGYEVLLLCEEAHRYVPADQSLGFTPTRQAIARIAKEGRKYGAYLGVVTQRPGELDPTILSQCSTIFAMRLANDRDQQIIRSAIADASASTIGFLSAIGNREAIAFGEGVATPMRMRFAELAPHELPAMAGGSILDGLVHREPGLDELVSRMQGESR, from the coding sequence GTGCAGATTTCCGTCAATCAGGGCCAGTTCGAAAACGATATCGTTCCGGACCGTCGCACCGCCGGCCAGGTGGCCGACCGGTCGATCGGCCGCGTTCTGTCATGCAATGGCGCGCGTGCGACGATCGGCACCATCATGCCACGCGCCGGCACGGCAACGCCCGAGGCCTGGACGATCGGGCGGATGATCTCGATCAATCTCGGGCGCAGCCGCATCGTCGGCATGGTCTATGAGATCAAGGCTGTCAGTGAATTCTGGGACGAACTGGCCGACAATCCCGTCCATATCGAAGTGGAACTGCTCGGCGAGGTGCTGGAAGCCGAGGGCGGACGCACCATTTTCCAGACCGGCATCACCACCTATCCGCCAGTCGGCGCGATCGCGCACCGTATCCGGGCCCATGATCTTGCCCTGGTGCATGACCTCGGCGCCAGGGCCGGCGTCGCCATCGGGCACCTGACGCAGGACCCCGCCATTCCGGCGACCGTCTGCATCGACGATCTGCTGTCGCGCCATTTCGCGCTGGTCGGCACGACCGGTGTCGGCAAGTCCAGCGCGGTCTCGCTCCTGCTTCGCAAGGCGATTGCCGCGAAGCCGCATCTGCGGGTGCTGATCCTCGACCCCCACAACGAATACGCCCACGCTTTTCCCGACAAGGCCGTCGTCACCGATGCGCAAAGCCTCGACCTGCCCTTCTGGATGTTCCGCCTCGAAGAATTTGCCGATGTCGTCTTTCGCGGCCGTCCCGATATCGACGAGCTCGACATCCTGCGCGAGGTCATCGCCGCAGCCCGCGCCCGCTATCGCAAGCCGGCAACCCAGGATTTCGCACGCGACCTCGGCTCCTCGCTGCTGAAGCGGCCGCTCGACCCGACCGCGCGGCGGCCGACGGCCGGCGGCGCCGCCGCAAGCGGCGACGCGCCCCTGCCCTACAGAATGGCCGACGCGATCGCGGTCCTGGACGAGTTGATGGGGCTCCATGAGATCCGTTATCCGCGTGCCGCACTGCGATCGCTGAAGGTCCGTCTCGAAGCTCTCTATGGCGACCCGAGCTACCAGTTCATGTTCGCACGCGCGAACATGGTCGAAGGCATGGGCCAGGTGATCGGCCAGATCTTCCGGATTCCGCAGCATGGCCGGCCGATCTGCGTGTTCCAGCTCGCCGGGCTGCCGGCCGATGTCGTCAACGCCGTCGCATCCGTGCTGTCGCGCATCGCCTTCGACCTCGCCATGTTCAGCCATGGCGGCTACGAGGTGCTGCTGCTCTGCGAGGAAGCCCATCGCTATGTGCCGGCGGATCAGTCGCTCGGCTTCACGCCGACCCGGCAGGCCATCGCCCGCATCGCCAAGGAAGGCCGCAAATACGGCGCATATCTCGGCGTTGTGACCCAGCGGCCGGGCGAACTCGACCCCACGATCCTGTCGCAATGCTCGACCATTTTTGCGATGCGGCTCGCCAATGACCGCGACCAGCAGATCATCCGCTCAGCCATTGCCGATGCTTCGGCGAGCACGATCGGCTTCCTCTCGGCCATCGGCAATCGCGAGGCGATCGCCTTTGGCGAGGGCGTGGCGACGCCGATGCGCATGCGCTTTGCCGAGCTTGCGCCGCATGAGCTGCCAGCGATGGCAGGGGGCTCCATCCTCGACGGACTGGTCCACCGCGAACCGGGGCTCGACGAACTGGTCAGCCGGATGCAGGGCGAAAGCCGGTAA
- the smpB gene encoding SsrA-binding protein SmpB yields MSKPDPERYRLAADNRKARYNYEIIETLEAGIALQGTEIKSLRGGKATIGESYAGPMGTELFLFNAHIPEYLEANRFNHDVRRPRKLLLHRRQINKLMGAIQRDGFTVIPLKVYFNDKGRAKVELGLGRGKKLHDKRETEKTRDWNRDKARIMKTGG; encoded by the coding sequence ATGAGCAAGCCTGATCCCGAGCGCTACCGCCTCGCAGCCGATAACCGCAAGGCGCGTTACAATTACGAGATCATCGAAACGCTCGAGGCCGGCATCGCGTTGCAGGGCACGGAGATCAAATCCCTGCGCGGCGGCAAGGCGACGATCGGGGAGAGCTATGCCGGACCGATGGGGACCGAACTCTTTCTGTTCAACGCCCATATCCCGGAATATCTCGAAGCCAACCGCTTCAACCACGATGTTCGCCGGCCGCGGAAGCTGCTGCTGCATCGCCGTCAGATCAACAAACTGATGGGCGCGATCCAGCGCGACGGCTTCACGGTGATCCCGCTCAAGGTCTATTTCAACGACAAGGGCAGGGCGAAGGTCGAGCTCGGGCTTGGCCGCGGCAAGAAGCTGCATGACAAGCGCGAGACCGAAAAGACCCGCGACTGGAACCGCGACAAGGCGCGGATCATGAAGACCGGCGGCTGA
- the pyrE gene encoding orotate phosphoribosyltransferase, protein MTDDEVLAEFRDAGALLEGHFILSSGLRSPVFLQKMFIFQDPVRTERLCKALAAKIEATFGKVDYVVSPAVGGIVPGYETARHLKAKAVFVEREDGQFRLRRGFAIPAGARVVMVEDIVTTGLSSRECLASIAGEPGQILGAACLVDRSAGKADLGVKLVSLVALDIPAYAPDALPPELAAIPAIKPGSRGLAS, encoded by the coding sequence ATGACCGACGACGAGGTCCTGGCCGAATTCCGCGATGCCGGCGCATTGCTCGAAGGTCATTTCATCCTGTCTTCCGGCCTGCGTAGCCCGGTCTTCCTGCAGAAGATGTTCATCTTCCAGGACCCGGTCCGCACCGAGCGGCTCTGCAAGGCCCTCGCCGCCAAGATCGAAGCCACATTCGGCAAGGTCGACTATGTCGTCTCGCCCGCGGTCGGCGGCATCGTGCCGGGCTACGAGACAGCACGGCACCTCAAGGCCAAGGCGGTGTTCGTCGAACGCGAGGACGGACAGTTCAGGCTGCGCCGCGGCTTCGCCATCCCCGCCGGTGCGCGCGTGGTGATGGTCGAGGACATCGTCACCACCGGCCTCTCCTCGCGTGAATGCCTGGCCTCGATCGCTGGCGAACCTGGCCAGATTCTCGGCGCCGCTTGCTTGGTCGACCGTTCCGCCGGCAAGGCCGATCTCGGCGTCAAGCTGGTCAGCCTCGTCGCTCTCGATATCCCGGCTTATGCTCCTGACGCGCTGCCGCCCGAGCTCGCCGCCATCCCAGCGATCAAGCCCGGCAGCCGGGGGCTCGCCAGCTGA
- a CDS encoding NYN domain-containing protein has translation MAEPRIALFIDGANLYATSKQLGFDMDYRRLLKEFQTRGNLIRAFYFTTLVESEEYSSIRPLVDWLDYNGYRVITKAAKEFTDATGRRRVKGNMDIELAIEMLELAPHLDQIYLFSGDGDFRPLVEAVQRKGVKVSVVSTITTNPPMVSDELRRQCDEFLDLSHLMAKIGRDPSERAPRSAAAGTPGHPGLERRYGIRQGDEPVEG, from the coding sequence ATGGCGGAGCCGCGCATCGCGCTTTTTATCGATGGGGCAAACCTCTATGCCACGTCGAAGCAGCTTGGCTTCGATATGGATTACCGCCGACTGCTGAAGGAATTCCAGACACGAGGCAACCTCATCCGGGCCTTCTACTTCACCACGCTCGTCGAAAGCGAAGAATACTCGTCGATCAGACCACTGGTCGACTGGCTCGACTATAATGGCTATCGGGTTATCACCAAGGCAGCCAAAGAATTCACCGACGCGACTGGTCGCCGCCGGGTCAAAGGCAATATGGATATCGAGCTCGCCATCGAAATGCTCGAACTTGCTCCGCATCTTGACCAGATCTACTTGTTCTCGGGCGATGGTGACTTTCGCCCACTGGTTGAAGCGGTGCAACGCAAGGGTGTGAAGGTCTCGGTGGTCTCGACCATCACGACCAATCCCCCCATGGTGTCAGACGAGTTGCGCCGCCAATGCGACGAGTTCCTCGACCTTTCGCATCTCATGGCAAAAATCGGGCGCGACCCCTCGGAGCGCGCTCCGCGCAGTGCCGCGGCCGGCACGCCCGGCCATCCCGGACTGGAACGCCGTTATGGCATCCGCCAGGGTGACGAACCGGTTGAAGGCTGA
- a CDS encoding pyridoxine 5'-phosphate synthase has product MTNGRLRLGVNIDHVATVRNARGGALPDPIRAAHLAVEAGADGITAHLREDRRHIRDADIERLVAELTVPLNFEMAATAEMIALAARLKPHAACLVPEKREERTTEGGLDVVGQERALAPAIEQLRAAGARVSLFIEPDAAPIRMAAKLGAPVVELHTGTWCHAAIDGKRDKAAVEFRRLAEGAALAASLGLEVHAGHGLDYDTARELAVVPDFVEFNIGHFLVGEALFIGLEQAIVQMRAAMDEGRAAK; this is encoded by the coding sequence ATGACAAATGGCCGGTTGCGACTGGGCGTGAACATCGATCACGTTGCTACGGTGCGCAATGCGCGTGGCGGAGCCCTGCCCGACCCGATCCGCGCCGCGCATCTTGCGGTCGAGGCCGGGGCCGACGGCATCACGGCGCATCTGCGCGAAGACCGGCGCCACATCCGCGATGCCGATATCGAGCGGCTGGTGGCCGAACTCACCGTGCCCCTGAATTTCGAGATGGCAGCCACGGCGGAGATGATCGCGCTGGCTGCGCGCCTTAAGCCGCATGCGGCCTGCCTCGTGCCCGAGAAGCGTGAGGAACGCACGACGGAAGGCGGGCTCGATGTCGTCGGGCAGGAGCGCGCCCTGGCGCCGGCTATCGAGCAACTCAGGGCGGCGGGCGCCCGGGTCTCCCTCTTCATCGAGCCGGATGCGGCGCCGATCAGGATGGCGGCCAAGCTCGGCGCGCCGGTGGTCGAGCTGCATACCGGGACCTGGTGCCATGCCGCTATCGACGGCAAGCGGGACAAGGCCGCTGTCGAGTTCCGCCGTCTTGCCGAAGGGGCCGCGCTTGCGGCCTCGCTTGGCCTCGAAGTTCATGCTGGCCATGGGCTCGATTACGACACCGCGCGCGAACTGGCGGTCGTTCCCGATTTCGTCGAGTTCAATATTGGTCACTTCCTGGTCGGCGAGGCGCTCTTCATCGGCCTCGAGCAGGCGATCGTGCAGATGCGTGCAGCGATGGACGAAGGGCGCGCCGCCAAGTAG
- a CDS encoding bifunctional (p)ppGpp synthetase/guanosine-3',5'-bis(diphosphate) 3'-pyrophosphohydrolase: MMRQYELVDRVRSYNPNTDEDLLNRAYVYAMRAHGTQKRASGDPFFAHPLEVAAILTDLKLDDATIVAAVLHDTVEDTAATLEEIEGMFGPDIRRLVDGLTKIKKLDLVSKKAAQGENFRKLLLAIAEDVRVLLVKLADRLHNMRTLHFVPPEKRLRVAEETAEIYAPLAGRMGMQELREELEELAFRHIKPEAHSTITKRLEEVTEREGSVISAIEIDLKEKLAARGIQADVAGRRKRPYSIWRKMERKSVSFEQLSDIFGFRVIVDQLEDCYRVLGIVHTTWPMVPGRYKDYISTPKQNDYRSIHTTVVGPGHSRVELQIRTDKMDRIAEYGIAAHAHYKDGRTTELSGAADESRAYQWLRRTVDLLAEGDNPEEFLEHTKLELFHDQVFCFTPKGRLIALPRGATPIDFAYAVHTDVGNTAVGAKINGRIAPLLTELQNGDEVEITRADGQVPPAAWESLVVTGKARAAIRRATRAAVRRQYAGLGRQILERAFMRAERVFTDEKLKAALKRLARTAVDDVFAAVGRGEMFSGDVVKAVYPDLEPEKRSTPEARGESNGKGWFELRKGDNLKFKLPGETPGANAIPIRGLGGDLPVRFAPNGGAVPGDRIVGILTPGEGVTIYPIQSPSLAAFDNEPDRWLDVRWDLDDKTPQRFPARIALNSINEPGSLAQITTTIAEHDGNIDAVTMVRPTPDFTDVTIDLTVWDLKHLSAIISELREKRVISRVERVVG; this comes from the coding sequence ATGATGCGGCAATACGAGCTCGTTGACCGGGTCAGGAGCTATAATCCGAATACCGACGAAGACCTGCTCAACCGAGCTTATGTCTATGCCATGCGCGCGCACGGCACACAGAAGCGCGCCTCGGGCGACCCGTTCTTCGCTCATCCCCTCGAAGTCGCGGCGATCCTCACCGACCTCAAGCTCGACGATGCGACGATCGTCGCCGCCGTGCTGCACGACACCGTCGAGGACACGGCTGCCACTCTCGAAGAGATCGAGGGCATGTTCGGGCCGGATATCCGCCGGCTCGTCGACGGCCTGACCAAGATCAAGAAGCTCGACCTCGTCTCGAAGAAGGCGGCGCAGGGCGAGAATTTCCGCAAGCTGCTGCTGGCCATCGCCGAGGATGTCCGGGTGCTGCTGGTCAAGCTCGCCGACCGGCTGCACAACATGCGCACGCTGCATTTCGTGCCGCCTGAGAAGCGGCTGCGCGTCGCCGAGGAGACGGCCGAGATCTACGCCCCGCTCGCCGGGCGCATGGGCATGCAGGAATTGCGCGAGGAGCTGGAGGAACTGGCCTTCCGCCATATCAAGCCGGAGGCCCACTCCACCATCACCAAGCGCCTGGAAGAGGTGACCGAGCGCGAAGGCTCCGTCATCAGCGCGATCGAGATCGATCTCAAGGAGAAGCTGGCGGCGCGCGGCATCCAGGCCGATGTCGCCGGGCGGCGCAAGCGCCCCTATTCGATCTGGCGCAAGATGGAGCGCAAATCGGTCTCCTTCGAGCAGCTTTCGGACATTTTCGGCTTTCGGGTCATCGTCGACCAGCTGGAGGATTGCTACCGGGTCCTCGGCATCGTGCACACGACCTGGCCGATGGTTCCAGGGCGCTACAAGGACTACATCTCGACGCCGAAGCAGAACGACTATCGCTCGATCCACACCACGGTGGTCGGCCCGGGCCATAGCCGCGTCGAACTGCAGATCCGCACCGACAAGATGGACCGCATCGCCGAATACGGCATCGCGGCCCATGCCCATTACAAGGACGGCCGGACCACCGAGCTCTCCGGCGCGGCCGATGAAAGCCGGGCCTATCAGTGGCTGCGGCGCACCGTCGACCTGCTCGCCGAAGGCGACAATCCGGAAGAGTTCCTGGAGCATACCAAGCTCGAGCTCTTCCACGACCAGGTCTTCTGCTTCACGCCCAAGGGCCGGCTGATCGCCCTGCCGCGCGGGGCGACCCCGATCGACTTCGCCTATGCGGTCCACACCGATGTCGGCAACACCGCGGTCGGCGCCAAGATCAATGGCCGTATCGCGCCGCTGCTCACCGAGCTGCAGAATGGCGACGAGGTCGAGATCACCCGCGCCGACGGCCAGGTGCCCCCCGCAGCGTGGGAATCGCTCGTCGTCACCGGCAAGGCGCGCGCCGCGATCCGAAGGGCGACGCGCGCGGCGGTGCGCCGGCAATATGCCGGGCTCGGCCGTCAGATCCTCGAACGCGCCTTCATGCGCGCCGAGCGCGTCTTCACCGACGAAAAGCTCAAGGCGGCGCTCAAGCGGCTCGCCCGCACCGCCGTCGACGACGTGTTCGCCGCTGTCGGGCGCGGCGAGATGTTCTCGGGCGACGTCGTCAAGGCGGTCTACCCCGATCTCGAGCCGGAAAAGCGCTCCACGCCCGAAGCCCGTGGCGAAAGCAACGGCAAAGGCTGGTTCGAGCTGCGCAAGGGCGACAATCTCAAGTTCAAGCTGCCCGGCGAGACGCCGGGCGCCAATGCCATCCCGATCCGCGGCCTCGGCGGCGATCTGCCGGTGCGCTTCGCGCCGAATGGCGGCGCCGTCCCGGGCGATCGCATCGTCGGCATCCTGACGCCGGGCGAAGGCGTGACGATCTATCCGATCCAGTCGCCTTCGCTGGCGGCCTTCGACAACGAGCCTGATCGCTGGCTCGATGTGCGCTGGGACCTCGACGACAAGACGCCGCAGCGCTTTCCGGCGCGCATCGCGCTCAACTCGATCAACGAGCCCGGCTCGCTGGCGCAGATCACCACCACCATCGCCGAACATGACGGCAATATCGATGCGGTGACGATGGTGCGGCCGACGCCGGACTTCACCGATGTCACCATCGATCTCACGGTCTGGGACCTGAAACATCTCAGCGCCATCATCAGCGAGCTGCGCGAGAAACGGGTGATCAGCCGGGTCGAGCGCGTCGTCGGCTAA
- a CDS encoding FMN-binding negative transcriptional regulator gives MYEPSHFKVEDRDALHGVIRANPLALLVTAGADGLLANPVPFVLHPELGEQGLLRAHLARPNPQWRAIAAGAETLVVFTGVERYVTPAWYASKQEHGKVVPTWNYVTVQVRGPARAIEDGAWLRDQLESLTRQQEAPRTEPWSVSDAPEPFIAAQARGIVGIEIEIASIIGKFKLSQNRQDADRLGVLNGLSTDPEMESQAMAGLVKTYGFGHPA, from the coding sequence ATGTACGAACCGAGCCATTTCAAGGTTGAAGACCGGGACGCGTTGCACGGCGTCATTCGCGCGAATCCGCTCGCCCTGTTGGTGACGGCCGGCGCCGACGGCCTTCTCGCCAACCCCGTGCCGTTCGTGCTGCATCCGGAACTCGGCGAGCAGGGGCTGTTGCGTGCGCATCTGGCGCGCCCAAACCCGCAATGGCGCGCCATTGCCGCCGGGGCCGAGACGCTGGTCGTGTTCACCGGGGTCGAACGCTATGTCACGCCGGCCTGGTATGCCTCGAAGCAGGAACACGGCAAGGTCGTGCCGACCTGGAACTATGTCACCGTGCAAGTGCGAGGCCCGGCCCGCGCCATCGAGGATGGCGCGTGGCTGCGCGATCAGCTCGAGTCCTTGACGCGGCAGCAGGAAGCGCCGCGCACCGAGCCGTGGTCTGTCTCCGACGCGCCCGAGCCCTTCATTGCGGCGCAGGCCCGCGGCATTGTCGGCATCGAAATCGAGATCGCCTCGATCATCGGCAAGTTCAAACTCAGCCAGAACCGGCAGGACGCCGACAGGCTGGGAGTTCTCAACGGCCTGAGTACTGACCCCGAAATGGAGTCGCAGGCCATGGCGGGTCTCGTGAAGACCTATGGATTTGGTCACCCGGCATGA
- the dapA gene encoding 4-hydroxy-tetrahydrodipicolinate synthase, whose translation MTKHAPITGSLTALVTPFKGGRIDEEGLRALIAWQIDSGSHGFVPVGTTGESPTLSHDEHKRVIEICLDAVKGRVPVIAGAGSNNTAEAIDLAIHAEKAGAPALLVVTPYYNKPTQEGMYQHFKAVNDAVGIPIIIYNIPPRSVVDMSVETMARLYELKNIAGVKDATANLARVSQQRHVMGPDFIQLSGEDMTALAYMAAGGHGCISVVANVAPRLCSELMVAALKGDFAGALKVQDRLVPLHDAVFKEPGLAGAKHGLKLLGRIEEELRLPLVPVTPPTGKVIREAMVHAGLLNA comes from the coding sequence ATGACCAAGCATGCGCCTATCACCGGCTCGCTCACAGCCTTGGTGACGCCGTTCAAGGGCGGCCGGATCGACGAGGAAGGCCTGCGCGCACTGATCGCCTGGCAGATCGACAGCGGCAGCCATGGCTTTGTCCCCGTGGGCACCACCGGCGAGAGCCCGACGCTCAGCCATGACGAGCACAAGCGAGTCATCGAGATCTGCCTCGATGCGGTAAAGGGTCGCGTCCCGGTCATTGCCGGAGCCGGCTCGAACAACACCGCCGAGGCGATCGACCTCGCGATCCACGCCGAAAAGGCCGGTGCGCCGGCGCTGCTGGTCGTCACGCCCTATTACAACAAGCCGACCCAGGAGGGCATGTACCAGCACTTCAAGGCGGTGAACGACGCGGTCGGCATCCCGATCATCATCTACAACATCCCGCCGCGCTCGGTGGTCGACATGTCGGTCGAGACCATGGCGCGGCTCTACGAGCTGAAGAACATTGCGGGCGTCAAGGACGCGACCGCCAATCTCGCCCGTGTCTCGCAGCAGCGCCACGTCATGGGGCCGGATTTCATCCAGCTCTCGGGTGAGGACATGACGGCGCTGGCCTATATGGCGGCCGGCGGCCATGGCTGCATCTCGGTTGTCGCCAATGTTGCGCCGCGCCTCTGCTCCGAACTGATGGTGGCCGCGCTGAAGGGCGATTTCGCTGGTGCGCTGAAGGTCCAGGACCGCCTCGTGCCGCTGCACGACGCTGTGTTCAAGGAGCCGGGTCTTGCCGGTGCCAAGCATGGGCTCAAGCTGCTCGGCCGGATCGAGGAGGAGCTTCGCCTGCCGCTGGTGCCGGTGACGCCCCCGACCGGCAAGGTTATCCGCGAAGCCATGGTTCACGCCGGGCTGTTGAATGCCTAG